A single region of the Raphanus sativus cultivar WK10039 chromosome 1, ASM80110v3, whole genome shotgun sequence genome encodes:
- the LOC108862453 gene encoding putative glutamine amidotransferase GAT1_2.1, which yields MVVANDNDLLTSKILPRVLIVSRRTLRKNKFVDFVGEYHLDLIVSNGAVPVIVPRVSGIHSMLKSFEPIHGVLLCEGEDVDPSLYADDAEEQQQGLSQEDIDEIRTLHASDTAIDREKDSIELTLAKLCLERNIPFLGICRGSQILNVAAGGTLYQDIDKELGTETKHIDYDNYDEHRHEARVVEETPLHGWFEGMDRIMVNSYHHQAVKRLGERFVPMAYAPDGLIEGFYDPNRYDPEEGRFLVGLQFHPERMRVSGSDEFDYPGCATAYQEFVKAVTAFQKKRQLDAAEMMLKNHKKKTLVKSLSMAELLEANTALSKKQENRLKQMGATVRNSCVYVKRKEVQERAMDKLSNERLSDLLSFHRMMARLCSDAIKRKLLEPTET from the coding sequence ATGGTGGTTGCTAATGATAATGATCTCTTGACGTCCAAGATTCTCCCGAGAGTTCTCATCGTCTCTCGTCGGACTCTACGCAAGAACAAGTTCGTGGACTTTGTGGGAGAGTACCATCTCGACCTCATCGTCTCAAACGGCGCCGTTCCCGTCATCGTGCCACGCGTCAGCGGGATACATTCCATGCTCAAGAGCTTCGAGCCCATCCACGGCGTCCTCCTCTGCGAAGGAGAAGACGTCGACCCATCTCTCTACGCCGACGACGCAGAAGAACAACAACAAGGACTCTCTCAGGAGGACATAGACGAGATCAGGACGCTGCACGCGAGCGACACGGCCATCGACAGAGAGAAAGACAGCATCGAGCTGACTCTAGCCAAGCTCTGTCTCGAGAGAAACATTCCCTTCTTAGGCATCTGCCGTGGCTCTCAGATCCTCAACGTTGCCGCTGGAGGAACTCTTTACCAAGACATCGACAAGGAGCTAGGGACGGAGACGAAGCACATAGACTACGACAACTACGACGAGCACAGGCACGAAGCTAGAGTCGTGGAGGAGACTCCCTTGCACGGATGGTTCGAAGGGATGGATCGGATAATGGTGAACTCGTATCACCACCAAGCGGTGAAGAGACTAGGGGAGCGTTTCGTGCCGATGGCGTACGCTCCTGATGGTTTGATAGAAGGGTTCTACGATCCGAACCGGTACGATCCGGAGGAAGGTCGGTTCTTGGTGGGTCTGCAGTTTCATCCCGAGAGGATGAGGGTGTCTGGATCAGATGAGTTTGATTATCCGGGATGCGCTACTGCTTATCAGGAGTTTGTGAAAGCTGTGACCGCGTTTCAGAAGAAGAGGCAACTTGATGCAGCAGAGATGATGCTGAAGAATCATAAGAAGAAGACGCTGGTCAAAAGCTTGTCAATGGCTGAGCTTCTAGAGGCAAACACGGCTCTAAGCAAGAAGCAAGAGAATAGGCTGAAGCAGATGGGAGCGACGGTGAGGAACTCGTGTGTGTATGTGAAAAGGAAAGAGGTGCAAGAGAGAGCGATGGACAAGTTGTCCAACGAGCGTTTATCTGACCTGCTTTCTTTCCACCGTATGATGGCTCGTCTTTGCTCAGATGCCATCAAGAGGAAGCTGCTGGAACCCACTGAGACATAG